Below is a genomic region from Vibrio nitrifigilis.
CTAATGAACCGAGGCAATCTTTAAATTGTAAAAATTAGTTTGTCACATTCTGTTATTTACAATTGACCAAAACTTAACGCATGCCTAGAATGGTGCCATCAATAATTAGGAATACTTTATGATTGTCTCGATTGATTTAGTCTGTTTACGTCTCACTCCTAAGGGTATTCAGGTTCTGCTGGTAAAACGACAAAACCCTACACGTCCTGATTGCGGGAAATGGGCCATCCCAGGAGGATTAGTTTACGATGAAGACTGGTCAACGAAGGGCGGAGACCCCGCAGATGACGATTTCGATTCAGCGCGACGCCGCATTTGTCGTCAAAAAATTCATACTTATCCTAACTTTATAAGTGATCCCATCGTAAATGGTAATCCAAAGCGCGACCCTGATGGTTGGAGTGTCAGTATTTCTCATTATGCGTTATTAAACCCTTCCAATGTCGAGCAAATTGATAACTCCGGCATGGACAAAGATCGCGCCGATTGGTTTGATTTAGAAGACCTACTTAAAGGCGA
It encodes:
- a CDS encoding NUDIX domain-containing protein; this translates as MIVSIDLVCLRLTPKGIQVLLVKRQNPTRPDCGKWAIPGGLVYDEDWSTKGGDPADDDFDSARRRICRQKIHTYPNFISDPIVNGNPKRDPDGWSVSISHYALLNPSNVEQIDNSGMDKDRADWFDLEDLLKGEMNLAFDHSSQIKHAWSKLRAAVEYTSVVLFSLETEFLVADIIDAYAKFGVDVNRMTVKRRLIDTGVIVSANKLASSSKGRGGKPATVYRLPSKEVTYFQTCLRG